The genomic window ccgtagagggtcgtgtttggaaccattcgatagatttttcaaaaatattgataaagtgtattttgcagtttttcgatatgatgtttattttgcaaaagatcgtgggatttgtatttaaaattttaaatttaccccccacccctctccgtgggggtcaagtttggtatttttcgatagatttttgaaaaatattggacacgtagtttttagtttttcaatctgacgttcatttcgcgaaatattcgcttctttttgtgaaatttttgactcacccatttccgtacgccccgctcaaatcgtcatatttttgaaatatagactcttttgcatgtacttaacgtaccttatcttaatttgacaatttcgagtatttttaaggatagattttttttcgggcccccctgacgaactcccctgtgttaagagccaatatatggtggaggtacatctgcagggtaccacgtttctccccatatgataatttgacgcgctcgagtaactgcaaaaatccccgcttgggctcccctaccaatatattaataataataggtatgcaaagtccacagacagtgtgctactttttctattaacaaaatggcgcccccaaatcgtgtttttttcaattattggtctataattccgaagattttaactttacaccaaaaacactcaaataaaaattcaccccaatttaattctacatataggcatgtttttcccgatttgctccgatgaaaatttttctcggaaaatgtgggttttccccacaaaatctcgaattttcaaatacattttttgggcaagtaattatttatcaataattaaataacttgatgaaataaaagctttcttggtatagattataactgcagaagccggtgaaaattaaacggaTATTTTAGCAACagttcaattgttaattaacaatttgcagtcgcaataaaaaccaaaataaccatgagacattgatcaaacttagaatgATGAATGATTATAAAGAtatgatgcctatttaatattttgtcgacaaaatataaattttttattttttgcataatctttaaatgtttattatattctaataaaaaaaaaatactttaaatgcGTATTTtgaaggtcttgaaaatgaatgtttcaaaaaaattttccaaccatttgcaaaaaagttatgaaacagcaaagtaaatatacgatttctccgttgtttataatttgttttaattatgtgaaagaattaaaaaaaattataaacaacgcagtaatcgtatgtttactttgatgtttcataacttttttgcaaatggttgtaaaaaagttttaaaacattcattttcaaaatatttgaaatacgcattttaactattttttaaaattagtgttaaaatacaaattttaaccagcgtccaaaataataatttcagaCGCTCCCTCGTAAAATAACCCCTAAGTGAACCGCAGACTCTAGCGGCGTAtataagtattattttttctGGCGCGAAGCGTTCCTCCCTTCCCGAAAAGACTTAACCACGTTGCATCGATCACTTTCTTCTTCAATCTCGAGGAGTGAATAACTAAAAACACTTCTCATTAACGGGTCCGCGTCATCCACGTGAAAAATTTACCGCCAAAAAAATTCTACCGGCTTTACTGAGCCAAAAGTGCGTAAAATAGTGCGCGTATCTATGtgtttataaaacagtttttcgcAAACCGTATGTAGGTTACCTCAAACAGCTACACAAGGATACCTATCTGGCCAGATAAGAAAAAACAACCAGAAGCAACCACAGCGCAGGgtgagtttgtttatttctaccaATAACTATCTTTGAACGCCTATAAACTAAATCGAGATCAACGAATCTTTTTAGTGTAAAAAAAAGGGTGCGCGcgtctaaactaatattatatattttgagcCAGCGTCTGGAAATACTTTTCCGAGAATAATTTAATTAATCTCTCGAAATATTTATGTAGTATTTTTCTTCATAAGTATCTAGTGGTCCTTCGTTACTAGCCGGATAATTAGCCATTTCTAATTTctgtaaaaaagaaaaaattcttTTCATTTGCAAAATCTCGCCGCGCGCCATCTTATAACGGTATTTTCGTTTTCTATTCTTTCCCTACGACTTAACGGAATATTCCATCGGTCGCGGTGGTACTACGAAGAAACCACCTACGTCACAACACGTACAAATCACTTTGCTCTAACAACGCTAAAGAATTTTCCACTGACATACGGGGGTGCGTTTGAtaatttttacacatttttacaaaaaagactttaatatatctttaaataatttttttttttttattaaacatttattatCGATTaccaattaaaataaattatcacAATGGAACAGGGACAAATTAACAAATTAACGAGGTCCAAAACTGCCAGTAAATTAGATTTAACTAGATTATGTAGTAGTGTAGAAACTGACTTAGCTTCTCTAACTAAATATATGATTAAGGAAATACTTTGTCAACTCAGAGATGCTTTTCGTACCTATAATGACGCAACTAATCTTCTCGCTGCAGAGCTAGCTACTACTGAAGACGTAGATCCgatagtaaaaaaatattataaatgcaTTTCTTTACTTGAGGAAAAACTCGAAAGCCTCCTAACTCCACCTACAAGTTCTACAACATCTGAAATATCTAGTGTCCCAAATCCCAATGTCCCGTCTCCTTCTAGTCAAATTACTCAAAATGCCACCACCAAACAGAGAACTGTCAAGCTCCCGGAACTTCGTATCAATAATTTTTCCGGAAAATTAAGTGAGTTTCAATTCTTCTACCAAACCTTTCTCAGCATCATTGATCAAGATGAAACCCTCACTAACATCgaaaaatttatttacttaaGAAATCTACTCAGGGACGATGCTTACCGCTTAATAGAAAATATTCCATTGATTGAGACTAATTATACCATCGCCTTAGATACCCTGAAAGCTCGATATACTAATGATCGCATTCTTATTAGAGATCTAATTTCAGGCATTGTTGAAGCTAAACCCTTGAACAATCATGCCAATTCCTCCCAGTTAAGAGAATTTCATATTTCTGTTTCAAATAGCTACAAGGCTTTGCTTAATCTCAATAAGACATCCgatgaattattaaatttaatccTAATTCACATTACTTCACAGAAGCTTGACCAAGCCACATTGCGTTCAATGGAATTTGCCCCTGATGCTGACAAGGTCATAGAGTTTTCAAAGTTTCTAGCAAATATAAATATCAGAGCCAACCATTTGGAAAATCTGCAATCTTCTTCTTCGTCCAAGTCCCAAAATAATTACAAATCACAAACTTCCAAGGAAGTAAGACATTCATATCACACCACTAATAACCAACACGACAACCAACAAACGAACTCCTTCAATAATTCTAAGTCTAGACTATGCCCCTACTGTAAAGGTAACCATTCCATCTACATCTGTAGGGATTTCAAAGAACTCACACCACGAGCCAAGAGCATGTTCGTCAAACAACATGATCTCTGTTATAACTGCCTTGGTTCAAGTCATTCCGTTCCAAAATGTCTAAGTAAGACAACTTGTTCCCACTGCGGTGGCAAGCACCATAGCTATTTACATTTTGATATGAGAAAAAATTCTTCTTCTCCCCAACGTGATCCAATAAATCCAAACACGTACAATGAACTAACTAATTCAAATAATAGACCTTCTTCTTCACAAAATCAGGATAGAGACAACACGCACCCATCCCAATCTTCTATGTCACACGTGTTGTCAGCTAATACGGTCAACACACCTGTTGTCCTTCTAAGTACCATACAGGTATACCTCCTTGCCCCCAGTGGGAAAAGAATTTATGTAAAGGCGCTTCTCGATCAAGCAAGTCAAGTTACATTTGTTACACAAAATCTTATTAATCAGCTAAGCACTCCCACCTTTAACAAGCAGTTACAGATCACCGGAGTAAATCAAACTGTCTCGGTTTCCAAATCAACCGCTAATCTGACTATCTATTCTTCCACAAATGATTCAAGGTTGGACATTTCTTGTTCCATTCTACCTAAAATTACAAACTGTCTGCCACAATTGCCAATTATGGCCAACAAactaaaaattccacaagaaatgGAACTAGCTGACTCTCAATTCCATATCACTTCAGACATTGATATTTTACTCGGTGCTGATTACTATGGAGATATTATACTCGGTCAAATTATTCGTTTAGGTACTGGTCTACCAATTCTGCAGAACACTACATTCGGTTTTATCATCTCTGGCCGCATTCCTGAAAATTGTATAAAAAGCAAGCATGGTACCTCTCAATATGTAAATAATTTGGTTACATGTACGACACTGTCTTCTACTCCAGAATCGCCTGAATCTCAAACCGCTGATGAAAATCTCTCTCAGATTGTTCAAAAATTCTGGGAATCCGAAGAAGTCAACCCTCCCATTTCTGAATCTGTTGAAAATCATCCATCTGAATTACTTTTTCTGAATACTGTTAAGATTTTGCCTTCAGGTCGATATCAAGTTAATCTAAACTTAAAACACTCTGTTGATGACCTACACATGGGAAATTCCTTTATCACAGCTAAAAAACGATTCTTTCATTTGGAGAAAAAATTGCATTCAGACCCTGTCCTGTTGCAAAGCTATTCTAAAATTATTCAAGATTACCATTCTCAAGGTTTAGTCTCAGACGTTCCTCTTCAAGTAAGAAATTTTGACGgaaaattcaattattttctgCCTCACTTTCCTATAATAAAAACAAGCTCCACCACTCCCGTGAGAATTGTCTTTGATCCCAACAACAAGTCCACATCAGGTATTTGTTTAAATCAGGTTCTAGATAAAGGCTTCACGGTGCAACCAGAACTTTTTGATATCTTAATCACTTTTCGCCACTACACGTATATACTAGCAGCTGACATTAAGCATATGTTTCTGCAAATTTCCATAAATGAACAAGAAACTTTCCTTCTCAACTTTCTATGGAGGGATAAACAGGATGACAAACTTCAGTGTTTTCGTTTCAACCGATTACCCTTTGGTTTATCCTCGTCCCCTTTCTTAGCCACTCGTGTATTAAAACACATTGCTGATACTCATGCAATTTCACATCCATCTGCGGCAAAAACCTTGCTCAACTCTACCTATATGGACGATGTACTATCTGGTGGTAACAATTTAGAAGAAATTGAGACTCTCCACTTTCAGTTAAGTTCCTTGTTGAGTAAGCACGGCTTTCAGCTCCATAAATTAAGCTCGAACCATCCAGAATttcttaaaaaacataagttgATTCCAACTCCAGAAATTAAGTTAAGCCTGGCTGGTTCCTCAGACAAGATATTAGGTATTATTTGGTCACCTGATCAGGATACTTTTTCATTCAAGCCTCCTGTATGCGAGGTAACATCGCCAATTACTAAGAGAAAAATTCTTAGTTATGTCTCTCGTTTATTCGACCCTTTAGG from Diabrotica virgifera virgifera chromosome 5, PGI_DIABVI_V3a includes these protein-coding regions:
- the LOC114332705 gene encoding uncharacterized protein LOC114332705 gives rise to the protein MEQGQINKLTRSKTASKLDLTRLCSSVETDLASLTKYMIKEILCQLRDAFRTYNDATNLLAAELATTEDVDPIVKKYYKCISLLEEKLESLLTPPTSSTTSEISSVPNPNVPSPSSQITQNATTKQRTVKLPELRINNFSGKLKSPESQTADENLSQIVQKFWESEEVNPPISESVENHPSELLFLNTVKILPSGRYQVNLNLKHSVDDLHMGNSFITAKKRFFHLEKKLHSDPVLLQSYSKIIQDYHSQGLVSDVPLQVRNFDGKFNYFLPHFPIIKTSSTTPVRIVFDPNNKSTSGICLNQVLDKGFTVQPELFDILITFRHYTYILAADIKHMFLQISINEQETFLLNFLWRDKQDDKLQCFRFNRLPFGLSSSPFLATRVLKHIADTHAISHPSAAKTLLNSTYMDDVLSGGNNLEEIETLHFQLSSLLSKHGFQLHKLSSNHPEFLKKHKLIPTPEIKLSLAGSSDKILGIIWSPDQDTFSFKPPVCEVTSPITKRKILSYVSRLFDPLGLLSPTLVYSKLLLQRIWSLSLDWDTPITNDKILSDWQSLLTKFQSINLTKFPRCLVLDKKVILTQLITFCDASQDIYAACVYLRVTYDDSTVSVRLVTSKTKIAPLKNKLTIPRLELSAILLGIQLTHRSQGILQKDLKISETHLFSDSTIALTWVTTSKFLYNQFVQSRVIKIRSLSESYQFHHVESKQNPADLPSRAKSICSNAELTDLWLHGPKFLIKPEIDYSLFQIKKWNGELPELRKNQVSLNVTVTAQSNDTLDDLFNRCSSFTKIQRSLAYVLRFVSNLKAKSNHTAIDTDVLSVEEIEFSTCLVLKLVV